In Rhodothermales bacterium, a genomic segment contains:
- a CDS encoding two-component sensor histidine kinase: protein MMRQRLSTKLIVWGGTSSAIIIGLFAWLVVENYQSHLVADLEEYAEQLSETVKSSTRYDMLLNQRSSVHEIINTIGRQQAIDRVRVYNKDGEVIYSSDSTDIGHLVDMRAEACYACHTADRPLESLPISDRTRTFSINGDSRLMGIISPIYNEPSCWQSSCHAHEEEQKVLGVLDLTLPLEEVDQQRRSATLMVIGLSFVVMIAISLIIFVM from the coding sequence ATGATGCGGCAGCGCCTCAGCACGAAGCTGATCGTTTGGGGTGGAACGTCTTCCGCCATCATCATCGGCCTGTTTGCATGGCTCGTGGTCGAGAACTACCAGAGCCATCTGGTGGCGGATCTCGAGGAATACGCCGAGCAACTGAGCGAGACCGTCAAGAGCAGTACCAGGTACGACATGCTCTTGAATCAGCGGTCGTCCGTGCACGAGATCATCAACACGATCGGCAGGCAGCAGGCAATCGATCGCGTGCGTGTTTACAACAAAGATGGCGAGGTCATCTACTCAAGCGATTCGACCGACATCGGCCATCTCGTAGATATGCGGGCCGAGGCGTGCTATGCGTGCCACACGGCGGACCGCCCTCTCGAGAGTCTGCCGATTTCAGATCGTACACGGACGTTCAGTATCAACGGCGATTCCAGGCTGATGGGAATCATCAGTCCCATCTACAACGAGCCATCGTGCTGGCAGTCAAGCTGCCATGCGCATGAGGAAGAGCAGAAGGTGTTGGGTGTGCTCGATCTCACCCTGCCACTGGAGGAGGTCGACCAGCAACGACGGTCGGCGACGTTGATGGTCATCGGGCTTTCATTTGTGGTCATGATCGCAATCAGCCTGATCATCTTTGTGATG